One Cydia fagiglandana chromosome 11, ilCydFagi1.1, whole genome shotgun sequence genomic region harbors:
- the LOC134669097 gene encoding cytochrome c oxidase assembly protein COX11, mitochondrial, producing MMNRLLFINTCSVNLFRNSIIKSTPKLLTHVKCPSNFFIRGAHDQKKNIRSTLNYVVAIGVMTVGLSYAAVPLYRIFCQAYSYGGTTGQAEPNDVVSTMTTVKHRPIRVRFNADVASSMQWNFKPQQPDITVLPGETALAFYTARNPTDKPVTGISTYNVIPFEAGQYFNKIQCFCFEEQQLNPHEQVDMPVFFYIDPEYTQDPQMEYVDEIVLSYTFFEAKEGLKLPVPAYVKQ from the exons ATGATGAATCgccttttattcataaatacgtGCAGTGTTAATTTATTTAGGAACAGTATTATCAAATCTACACCGAAATTATTGACTCATGTGAAATGTCCTTCCAACTTCTTTATCCGAGGAGCTCACGACCAGAAGAAGAATATCAGATCAACTTTAAACTATGTAGTAGCCATAGGTGTCATGACTGTCGGCCTGAGTTACGCAGCTGTACCGCTATACCGGATATTCTGCCAG GCCTACAGCTACGGAGGAACAACAGGACAGGCAGAGCCAAATGATGTAGTGAGCACAATGACTACAGTAAAGCATCGGCCCATTCGGGTGCGCTTCAATGCCGATGTAGCCTCGTCCATGCAGTGGAACTTCAAGCCACAGCAACCAGATATCACA GTTTTGCCTGGCGAAACAGCCCTCGCATTCTACACAGCGCGTAACCCCACTGACAAGCCTGTGACTGGCATCAGCACATACAATGTCATCCCGTTTGAAGCCGGACAATACTTCAACAAGATCCAGTGCTTCTGCTTTGAAGAGCAGCAGCTCAACCCTCACGAACAG GTGGACATGCCAGTCTTCTTTTACATCGACCCCGAGTACACCCAGGACCCTCAAATGGAATACGTAGACGAGATCGTGCTCTCCTACACTTTCTTCGAGGCAAAGGAGGGCCTGAAACTCCCCGTACCCGCGTATGTCAAGCAATGA
- the LOC134669083 gene encoding tektin-3-like produces the protein MAKEVTMCSQLQQWNPTKETAGAPLAPPQVGYCFHTPKKHPWRPIMGYEEIEVTPMPSQPITNTMVDPCYTPAGMAAEPLRFPNLVTGFDRSPEHAARAALYTRYTQYEWNQNSIKNYNESDAKRNFSERVRNDIMRMLRETDEIGSQGQRDSGRRIGERITDTTFWRNEVSIEMERLVSTCEKLNDTRRQLERAIAGIEGPLHIVQECLYHREKRQGLEQVHDNVEQSLLKEVAILRECQEKFRNMLEKVRAQSKNCRATQHELETDMRNKEYALGIDSMCHQLNNFSKGLQFYAGIERYDPTVCDTARWAAASAATLQRSQSERAKAIQMLSDTDNLINVSATEIWDQWSNTNSAFTRRIAETIEIKNKLQLHLHKVQQEIFDIEKTLELLNKAIEDKLQPMRVAHTRLQARTNRPHLEKCRDEAQDRLVKEVCDLQEAMEILRSKIATAEGTHQTLLGVRAGLEADLRNKSATLFIDRDQCMGLRRGYPVTAAIKS, from the exons atggcGAAGGAAGTGACAATGTGCTCG caactccaACAATGGAACCCCACGAAGGAAACTGCGGGGGCACCGTTGGCGCCGCCACAGGTTGGGTACTGCTTCCATACTCCAAAAAAGCACCCTTGGAGGCCTATCATGGGCTACGAGGAGATCGAAGTCACTCCAAT GCCTTCCCAACCCATAACCAACACGATGGTCGATCCGTGCTACACTCCAGCGGGCATGGCAGCCGAACCTCTCCGGTTTCCTAATCTGGTGACTGGTTTTGACCGGAGCCCCGAGCACGCGGCCAGAGCGGCTCTCTACACAAGATACACGCAGTACGAGTGGAACCAGAACAGCATCAAGAATTATAACGAGTCTGACGCGAAAAGGAACTTCTCGGAGCGCGTGAGGAATGATATCATGAGGATGCTTAG GGAAACTGATGAAATCGGCTCACAGGGTCAAAGAGACTCAGGCAGAAGGATTGGGGAGCGAATAACCGACACAACCTTTTGGAGAAACGAG GTGTCAATAGAGATGGAGCGATTGGTGTCAACATGCGAGAAACTGAATGATACTCGGAGGCAGTTGGAACGCGCCATCGCGGGAATCGAGGGGCCGCTGCATATCGTACAGGAATGCCTCTATCACCGCGAAAAGCGCCAGG GGTTGGAGCAAGTGCATGACAACGTAGAACAGTCATTGCTCAAGGAGGTGGCCATTCTACGCGAGTGTCAGGAGAAATTCCGCAATATGCTTGAGAAG GTGCGCGCGCAATCCAAGAACTGCCGCGCCACACAACACGAGCTAGAAACAGACATGAGGAATAAGGAATACGCACTCGGTATTGACTCCATGTGCCATCAACTCAACAACTTCTCCAAG GGATTACAATTCTACGCGGGTATCGAGCGCTACGACCCGACGGTGTGCGACACGGCGCGTTGGGCCGCCGCCAGCGCGGCTACACTGCAGCGCTCACAATCCGAACGGGCTAAAGCTATCCAGATGCTTTCAG ACACGGACAACTTAATAAACGTATCGGCGACGGAGATCTGGGACCAATGGAGCAATACCAACAGCGCGTTCACGCGCCGCATTGCTGAGACTATTGAGATCAAGAACAAGCTGCAGCTCCATCTCCACAAG GTGCAACAAGAAATCTTCGACATCGAGAAGACTCTAGAGCTCCTGAACAAGGCTATAGAGGACAAGTTGCAACCGATGCGCGTCGCGCACACTCGCTTGCAGGCGCGCACCAACCGCCCCCACCTCGAGAAGTGCCGCGACGAGGCGCAGGACAG ACTCGTAAAAGAAGTGTGCGACCTCCAGGAAGCCATGGAGATTCTCCGCTCCAAGATCGCCACGGCGGAGGGCACCCACCAGACGCTGCTCGGCGTCCGCGCCGGACTGGAGGCAGATCTGCGCAACAAGAGCGCCACTCTCTTCATCGACCGCGATCAGTGCATGGGACTGCGTCGAGGATATCCCGTCACCGCTGCCATCAAGTCCTAA
- the LOC134669093 gene encoding cytosolic Fe-S cluster assembly factor Nubp1 homolog has translation MSGVPDNAPQHCPGTGSEDAGKVSACAGCPNQNICASGAASAPDPAIEIIKERLSKVKYKILILSGKGGVGKSTVTSLLGHALAARNPDINVGILDADICGPSQPRVLGVSGEQVHNSGSGWSPVYVTDNLSLMSIGFLLGSPDDAVIWRGPKKNGMIKQFLSEVDWGELDYLLIDTPPGTSDEHLSAVQYLTGAGLTGALVVTTPQETALLDVRKELQFCKKLNARVLGVVENMSLFICPNCKTRSEIFPATTGGAAQMCLEQAVPLLGALPLDPVLARCCDDGRDFVAELPGSPAVTALMGIVDKIVAACESSSS, from the exons ATGAGTGGCGTCCCGGATAACGCGCCACAGC ATTGCCCCGGCACCGGCAGTGAGGATGCCGGTAAAGTTTCGGCGTGCGCCGGATGTCCCAACCAAAACATCTGCGCATCTG GTGCAGCGTCAGCGCCTGATCCAGCTATAGAAATAATCAAGGAGCGTCTCTCTAAAGTAAAATACAAGATCCTTATCCTCTCCGGCAAGGGAGGGGTTGGGAAGAGCACAGTCACTTCCCTGCTTGGACATGCTTTGGCTGCCAGAAACCCGGACATTAAT GTGGGAATTCTGGACGCGGACATCTGCGGGCCGTCGCAGCCCCGCGTCCTCGGCGTGAGCGGCGAGCAGGTCCACAACTCGGGCTCCGGCTGGTCGCCTGTG TATGTAACGGACAATCTGTCTCTGATGTCCATCGGCTTCCTACTGGGTAGCCCCGACGACGCAGTGATTTGGAGAGGACCAAAGAAGAATG GTATGATCAAGCAGTTCCTCAGCGAGGTAGATTGGGGAGAACTCGATTACCTATTAATTGATACACCTCCCG GTACATCAGACGAGCACCTATCCGCCGTGCAATACCTGACCGGCGCGGGTTTGACCGGCGCCCTAGTAGTGACCACGCCGCAAGAAACCGCGCTTCTCGACGTGCGTAAAGAGCTGCAGTTTTGTAAGAAACTGAACGCGAGAGTGCTCGGTGTGGTGGAGAATATGTCGTTGTTCATATGTCCCAATTGCAAG ACACGCAGCGAGATCTTTCCAGCGACAACCGGAGGCGCAGCACAAATGTGCCTCGAGCAAGCAGTACCCCTACTGGGCGCTTTGCCGTTAGACCCCGTGCTGGCGCGCTGCTGCGACGACGGACGCGACTTCGTAGCTGAGCTGCCCGGCTCGCCGGCCGTCACCGCGCTAATGGGCATTGTTGACA AAATTGTAGCCGCGTGCGAAAGTAGTTCTAGTTAA
- the LOC134668577 gene encoding FAD-linked sulfhydryl oxidase ALR: MSGHGSDDEEKPCRACSDFKSWAKSQKPLKPGALKKDSSPKPPRKDCPLDKEELGQATWGFLHSMASYYPEKPTKAQAKSMTQFFNIFSQFYPCEPCALDFREDLKENPPQTGSRNALAKWLCERHNTVNEKLGKPAFDCSKVHERWKDGWLDGSCD; this comes from the exons ATGTCGGGCCACGGCTCTGATGACGAAGAGAAGCCTTGTCGGGCATGTTCCGATTTTAAATCGTGGGCCAAGTCGCAGAAGCCCTTGAAACCTGGTGCTCTGAAAAAG GATTCTTCTCCCAAGCCACCCCGGAAGGACTGCCCGTTAGACAAGGAAGAGCTTGGGCAAGCAACATGGGGCTTCCTACACTCCATGGCCTCCTACTACCCGGAGAAACCCACAAAGGCTCAGGCCAAATCTATGACACAGTTCTTCAATATCTTCTCCCAATTTTATCCTTGTGAGCCATGTGCGTTAGATTTTAGGGAAGA TTTAAAAGAAAACCCTCCTCAGACCGGCTCAAGAAATGCACTAGCAAAATGGCTGTGTGAGCGACACAACACAGTGAATGAGAAACTTGGTAAACCAGCATTTGACTGCAGCAAAGTGCATGAGAGGTGGAAAGATGGCTGGCTTGATGGTTCCTGTGACTGA